The Sorangiineae bacterium MSr11954 DNA segment AGCGCCAGGCCGCCGCTGGGGCGCTCGCACGCGAGCTTCGCCGCGAGCACCGGGCTCGCCTGGAAGCACCGCAGCACATGATCGCGGCGCTGCATGTAGAGCTGCCGCGCGCGGCGGGCGTGGCGTTGCAGCTCGCCATCTTCGATGAGCTCGGCGACGGCGCGCTCGAGCACGACGTCGCCTTGGCGATCGAGGCACTCACGGGTCGCGCGAAGGCGCTCCACCATCGCGGCGCTGGCGATGACATAGCCGAGACGGACGGCGGGGGCGAGGAGCTTGGAGAGCGACGCGATGTAGACGAAGGGCGGCCCGGCGGGCGAGGGGGTCGCCGACATGGGGAGGAGCGGCGTTCCGTCGAAGTGGTACTCGTAGTCGTAGTCGTCCTCGAGGATGCAGGCGCCGTGCTTCTCGCAGATTTGGCGCAGGTGCATGCGCCGCTCGGGCGAGAGCGCCACCGTCGTCGGGTACTGATGGTGCGGCGTGACATAGACCGCCTTGAGCCGGCGCCGGTGCTTCTTGGCGACCACCTCGAGCTCCTCGGTGCAGAGCCCCTGCGCGTCGACCCCGATGTGCACCACCGTGGCGCCGGCGAGCTCGAACGCGCGCCACGCCGGCACGTAGCCGGGGTTCTCCACCGCCACCACATCGCCCGGTTTCAGGAACGCGAGCGCGAACAGGCTGAGCGCCCCTTGGCTGCCGTGGGTCAGGAACACGTGATCCATCGAGCACGACAGGCCCCGGGCGTGGTTGACGAAGCCCGCGAGCACCTCGCGCAGCACCGGATCGCCCGCGGGATCGCCGTAGCCGAGCCCGCCGGCGCGCGCGAGCGATCGAAGGGCGCGCCGCTCCGCGCGGGCGAGCGCATCGACCGGCGCGAGGCGCGCGTCGGGGTGCCCATCGGTCACGCGCACGGACGCTCCGCCGCGAACGACCGCGCGCGGAGCTCTCGCGCGCCGCGCTTCGGCGTCCCCCACGGGGAAGTTCGGCAGGTTCAAGGCCACGCGGATCCCGCGCGCCGGCAGCGCCTCCAGCCATCCTTGCGCCACCAGCTCGGAGGCGGCGGCGACGACCACCTTGCGATTGACGCCCACCTGCGCGGCGAGCGTCCGGCTGCCCGGCAAAAACGACCCCGGCGCGAGCCGCCCGCGCTGGATCTCGGCGACGAGCGCGCGCGCGAGCTGCGTCGTTCGGGGGACGGCGGCGTGGGGATCGAGCGCGAGATCGAAGCGCCACGGTCGTTTGTCTGGACCCGTCGACATATTCATTCTGGAGCCTCGTAAGGGACCAGTCTTGCGCTACGAGATACGAGACGCAAGCGCGGCATCGCCGCGGCAGCGGGTGCCGCCCCATCGGCGGCCGAGGAGCCATCATGCCCGACACCTTCCATTCTGCGGATTTCGACAAGACCCCACCCCGGCCACGGGTGGTGATGCCCGAGAAGCTCGCCCATCCAGCCGTGGAGACGGCCGGCGCGCACGGCGACTACTCGAGGGCCCGAAAGCACCCCGTCTTCTTCGTCGACCTGCCGTCGCACGCCATCAGCATGACCATCGGATGGCTCGACGCGGGCCAATCTTCGAACCGGCACCGCCACACGTACGAGACGGTGATCTACATCCTCGAAGGCGAGGGTTACTCCTATGTCGGCGGCAAGCGGGTCGCGTGGAAGCAAGGCGACGCCATCTATGTGCCGGTGTGGGCTTGGCACAATCACGTCAACACCGGAGAGGGCCGCGCGCGCTACCTCGCGTGCGAGAACGCGCCGATGCTGCAGAACATGGGCGGCGTGGCGCTGCGCGAGGAGGTCCCCGATCGCGGCGACCGACTCTTCGACGAGGACCACGAGATCGAAGGCGGTGCACCGTGAGCGCGCCGCTGCGGGGCATCGTCGCCTACCCCATCACTCCGTTCACGGACGCCGGGAGGGTCGACGAGCGCCTCCTCGAGACCCTGGTCGATCGCATGCTCGCGGCCGGGGTTCATGCGCTCGCCCCCCTCGGCAGCACCGGCGTGCTCCCCTATCTCTCCGATCCCGAGCGCGAGGCGGTGGCCGAGACGGTGGTGAAGCGGGTCGCCGGGCGTGTGCCGACCTTGGTCGGCGTCTCGAGCCTGACCACCGAGCGCACCGTGCACCACGCGCGGCACGCGGAGAAAATCGGCGCCAGCGCGGTGATGATCCTCCCAATGAGCTATTGGAAGCTCACCGACAGCGAAATCGAAGCGCACTTCGACGCGGTCGCAAAAGCGATATCCATTCCCATTGCGCTCTACAACAACCCCGCCACCGGAGGGCTCGATCTCGCCCCCGGCACCATCGCCCGGCTGCTGCGCATCCCGAATGTCACCATGGTCAAAGAGAGCACCGGCGACGTGAATCGCATGCATCGCCTGGTGCAGCTCTGCGGCGAGGATGTTGCATTCTACAACGGAAGCAACCCGCTCGCCCTCGCCGCCCTGGTGGCCGGCGCACGCGGCTGGTGCACCGCCGCGCCGCACGTCATTCCCCGCCTGAACGTCGAGCTGTACGAGGCGGTGGTCCGTGGTGACTTGGAGGGCGCCCGGCGGTCCTTTTACCGGCAGCTGCCTTTTCTGCAGTTCATCGTGGCCCACGGGCTCCCGCGCACCATTTCGGCGGCGCTCGAGCTGATGGGCACGCGCGTCGGACCGCTCCGCGCGCCCCTGCGGCCGCTCGAGCGGGAGCGGGTCGAGGAGCTGCGAACCATCCTCGTCGATCTCCAGATTCTTTCCGCATCATCGCGCTGAGCGATCGCGATCTGGGGTCCCGCCCGACGGAAGACATTCAATCGGGCAATGCAAACGCCACCACCGCATTACCGAGGGTGGTGCCCAAGCTGCGATGTCCGCCCGCGGCGATCGCCACGAACTGGCGACCGCGGGCGGATTCGTAGGTCATGGGGGTCGCCTGCGGGCCCGCGGGGAGCTCGCCGCGCCGGCGAGGCCGAACCCCGCGTTGGAAGGTGCGCCCGGCGCGAGCCCCGGCCCATCGTCGCAGAGCTCGATGCAAATGCCTTTTGGCGCGCGCCGCACGGTGAGCTCGAGGATGCCATCGTTCGGCAGCTCCAGCCCATAGCGGAGCAGCGCCCATTTTGGGTCCGCCTGGTCCGCCTGGTCCGCCTGGTCCGCCGTGAGCCCGAGGAGCGGAAGCAGCCACGTACGCGTGAGCCCGACCAAGGTCGTATGCGCCGCGGAGAAGGCGACGAGCGCCGCCGCGTGAAGGGGAAGATGAAGCGGCCAGCGCGCGCCGGCCCCGCGCGAAAGAGGCGCCCGTCGCGCCATCCACGCCACCGCCGGGAGCAGCACCAAGGCGCCATAGACGCCCGCGAGATCCATCACCAGGTGCTCGAGCGCGGGCTCGCGACCACCGCGGGCCAGTCGCTCCGCGTTCCAGCGGCCGAAGAGGAGCAGCCCAAACCCCATGGCCGCCGCCACCATGCCGAGGCGGCGAAGCCAGGCGGGGCGCAAGGTTCGGGGACGCCGTGCTGCCCTGCCTGTCCATGCCGCTGCCGAAGCGCTCATCCACCATGGGTTAGCACATGCCGCGCGCCGCAACATGACCGCACGCAACGAGGCCACGAATATCCGGCACGACGAGCACACCCGACCATGTCCGAGAACGAGCGAATGTCATATGCGACATTCCATTTCAATTCGAGCGCGAACGCAAAATAGATATCGAGCGCAAAATAGATATCGAACGCAAAAATGGATATTGAACGCAAGATGCGTATTGAGTACGTGAATCGATTCGTGAATGAGACCGAATTCGAAGTTGGGCCATCCCTTCGAATGACCATGGTGGCTCATCGAAAAAGCTCTCGATGTCGAACGCGTAGAGACAGAGACGGGCGCGCGCCTCGACGTGAGCTCGGGCATGGAGGGTCACGCGCAGGGAGATGATTGTTCGACATCCCGAAAGGGCTCATTTTCGAGGGGTGGGACGTCTTATCGCTTTGGCCGAGCGAATCGATCGCCGCGACGTGATTCGTGCAAGACTTGCCCAATGAAATCGAAGGATGAAGCCGAGCCTCCGGAGGCGCATTGGAGCTCTGCGCAAAGGCCGAGTCCCGACGAGGGCCGGGGCGGATCCCCGTACACCATCACGGACAGCGTGCGGGTCTCGGTCGACAATCGCACGCTTGTGTCGGTCGCTCCCCCCAAAACTCAGCCGGCATTGGGATGGCGCTTGGGCGGGGCCGATGGAACGCGGTTCTTGCTCCTCGAGCGCTTGGGTGGCGGCGGAATGTCGATCGTATTCCTCGCGCGCGATACGGTGCTCGATCGCAGGGTCGCCATCAAGTTTCTCGTCAACGAAGCGCGCAGCACCCCCGAGGGGCTGGAGCGCCTGCAGCTCGAGGCGCGGGCGTGCGCCCGGTTGAATCATGAAAATATCGTTCGCCTCTTCGATATGGGGATCGACCGAGGGATCCCTTTTCTCGTCATGGAATACCTCGAAGGGCGGCCGCTCGACGAGGTCGTGCGCGAGGGCGCGGTGGATGCCCGGCGCGTGGTTCGGATCATGGCCGACGTGGCCAAAGGACTCTCGCAAGCGCACCGGGCGGGCATCACCCACCGCGATCTCAAGCCGAGCAACGTGTTCATTGCAAAGGACGGCACGGCCAAGATCCTCGATTTCGGCGTGGCCATCTTTACCCACGAGCCGGGGGCCATGAACCAGGGGCTCTGGGGGACGCCGCGCTACATGTCCCCCGAGCAGTGGAAGGGCGAGCCGCAGGACGGTCGCAGCGATATCTGGGCGGTCGGCGTCATGTTCTTCGAGCTCTTGACCGGCTCCGCGCCGTTCGACGGCAGCACCATCACGGAGATCCGCGATGACGTCATTTCGCCCCAGCCCGCGCCCTCGCTGCGCGCGATCCGCCCGGAGATGCCGGAGGAGGCGGATTGGATCGCGCAGCGTTCCATGATGAAGCGCGCCGCCGATCGCTTTGGCACCGCCGACGAGCTGCTCGATGCGCTCGTCAAACTGCAGGTCGCCCTCACGCAGGTCATGCGCGCGCGGACCGACGACACGAACCTACGCGCGGCCCCAAAACCCGAAATGCGCCAGGTGACCGTCTTGTCGTGCGCCCCGGGCGACGCGCCCGAGCTCATGGACGAGCGGGGGCTCGAGGAGGCGACGGCGTTGCTCCACGACTTCTTCGAGGTTTGCTCCACGGTGGTTCGAGAGCTCGAAGGGACCATCTTGTTGCTGCTCGGGCCGCGCTTCGTCGCCTGCTTCGGATATCCGACCACCCACGAAGACAACGCCCCGCGCGCGCTCCGTGCGGCGACGCTCATCGTCGACGCCATGCAGGGGCGCGGCGGCGCGCGCATCGGGGTGGCGACCAGCCTCTCGATCGCGAGGCGCACGGGCCACGCGTCCGCGTCGGTGGCGTTTCAAGCGGAGGCGCTCCACGTGGCGCAAGGGCTCGAGGGGCGCGCGGGGCGAAATGAGATCCTCATCGGGCACACCACCGAGGCCCTGGTGCGGAGCAACTTCGAGCTCGAACGCTGCGAGGAAACCAGAGAGACCGGGCGCTGCTACCGCGTCCTCCGGCCCACGAACACGCGCTTCGATGGGATCGCGGACGGCCACCGGATCCCGCTGGTGGGCCGCGAGCGCGAGCTCGAGGTGCTCCGCGAGCTCTCGGAGCGGGTGAAGGCGGGCAAGGGTCAGTTCGTATGGATCGCCGGCGAGGCCGGGATCGGCAAATCGCGGCTGGTGGCGCAGCACCTCGAACGGGCCGCGGTCGATTCGCAGTCCATCGTGCGATGCCAGTGCTGGCCGCATTTTCAGAACAGCGCGCTCGAGCCCATCTTCGACGGGATCCTTCGCAAGCTGGGGCTGCGCCGCGACGCTCCCGCCCATGAGAAATTGGGCCTTTTGGAGGCGGCGCTCGCGGCGGCGTCGCTCTCCTTGCCGGAGCATCTCCCGCTCCTCGCGCGGTTCTTGGGGATCCCGACGGGCGATCGGGACGCTCCTTTGTTCATCAGCCCGGATCTGCTCCGAAGGCGGATGCAGAGCATCCTGGCGACCCTCCTCGAGCACATGGCCCTTCAAAGGCCCCTGGTGCTGCTCGTGGAGGACGCGCACTGGAGCGATACGTCGACCCTCGATCTGCTCGAGGT contains these protein-coding regions:
- a CDS encoding dihydrodipicolinate synthase family protein encodes the protein MSAPLRGIVAYPITPFTDAGRVDERLLETLVDRMLAAGVHALAPLGSTGVLPYLSDPEREAVAETVVKRVAGRVPTLVGVSSLTTERTVHHARHAEKIGASAVMILPMSYWKLTDSEIEAHFDAVAKAISIPIALYNNPATGGLDLAPGTIARLLRIPNVTMVKESTGDVNRMHRLVQLCGEDVAFYNGSNPLALAALVAGARGWCTAAPHVIPRLNVELYEAVVRGDLEGARRSFYRQLPFLQFIVAHGLPRTISAALELMGTRVGPLRAPLRPLERERVEELRTILVDLQILSASSR
- a CDS encoding cupin domain-containing protein, which codes for MPDTFHSADFDKTPPRPRVVMPEKLAHPAVETAGAHGDYSRARKHPVFFVDLPSHAISMTIGWLDAGQSSNRHRHTYETVIYILEGEGYSYVGGKRVAWKQGDAIYVPVWAWHNHVNTGEGRARYLACENAPMLQNMGGVALREEVPDRGDRLFDEDHEIEGGAP
- a CDS encoding PLP-dependent aminotransferase family protein, with amino-acid sequence MNMSTGPDKRPWRFDLALDPHAAVPRTTQLARALVAEIQRGRLAPGSFLPGSRTLAAQVGVNRKVVVAAASELVAQGWLEALPARGIRVALNLPNFPVGDAEARRARAPRAVVRGGASVRVTDGHPDARLAPVDALARAERRALRSLARAGGLGYGDPAGDPVLREVLAGFVNHARGLSCSMDHVFLTHGSQGALSLFALAFLKPGDVVAVENPGYVPAWRAFELAGATVVHIGVDAQGLCTEELEVVAKKHRRRLKAVYVTPHHQYPTTVALSPERRMHLRQICEKHGACILEDDYDYEYHFDGTPLLPMSATPSPAGPPFVYIASLSKLLAPAVRLGYVIASAAMVERLRATRECLDRQGDVVLERAVAELIEDGELQRHARRARQLYMQRRDHVLRCFQASPVLAAKLACERPSGGLALWVRLTGSSNVEDLVARARSQSLILHPGSAHLARGKVNAFRFGFAAHTPEELSRICQIVEMSATAGHIRSPKS
- a CDS encoding protein kinase, coding for MKSKDEAEPPEAHWSSAQRPSPDEGRGGSPYTITDSVRVSVDNRTLVSVAPPKTQPALGWRLGGADGTRFLLLERLGGGGMSIVFLARDTVLDRRVAIKFLVNEARSTPEGLERLQLEARACARLNHENIVRLFDMGIDRGIPFLVMEYLEGRPLDEVVREGAVDARRVVRIMADVAKGLSQAHRAGITHRDLKPSNVFIAKDGTAKILDFGVAIFTHEPGAMNQGLWGTPRYMSPEQWKGEPQDGRSDIWAVGVMFFELLTGSAPFDGSTITEIRDDVISPQPAPSLRAIRPEMPEEADWIAQRSMMKRAADRFGTADELLDALVKLQVALTQVMRARTDDTNLRAAPKPEMRQVTVLSCAPGDAPELMDERGLEEATALLHDFFEVCSTVVRELEGTILLLLGPRFVACFGYPTTHEDNAPRALRAATLIVDAMQGRGGARIGVATSLSIARRTGHASASVAFQAEALHVAQGLEGRAGRNEILIGHTTEALVRSNFELERCEETRETGRCYRVLRPTNTRFDGIADGHRIPLVGRERELEVLRELSERVKAGKGQFVWIAGEAGIGKSRLVAQHLERAAVDSQSIVRCQCWPHFQNSALEPIFDGILRKLGLRRDAPAHEKLGLLEAALAAASLSLPEHLPLLARFLGIPTGDRDAPLFISPDLLRRRMQSILATLLEHMALQRPLVLLVEDAHWSDTSTLDLLEVLLDRMVATRAMVLVTARPEFDPSWPRSSHLHRMALARLSSEEVGAMIAFASQGRSLPSPIVEQLVQRTDGVPLFVEELTRSVADAFHEAEQRGLPIPLDAFASGSIPATLEDLLRARLGALSREGQDVARVAAVLDRDATYDMIRMISGLAEASLRIGLMQLVETGILRRQAHGTSSAYAFKHALVRDAAYRSLVKNERREVHRRAAEMLVEHFPESIERHPELAAMHFMEAGRHEQAAIYFERAGERASDRLANTDAAAHYALAIAQLRMLAEGEARDGHELSLQLARGMALMAANGPISPDVQAPYARVRELAPLARGRDIASFQSLFGLNQFYLGAGDLEAAAEVARDLIALADEAGDEEMWILARAALGPCLSFLGDFVEARRCLEAGFALYDVRKHGKLAMRIGFDPGVTLGLLLGEVLWFLGYPDRALERSREVVSLAREVGHPFSLGLSLEFLANCCGYRGAYDELRGVADEAIVTSDKYGLRLVSTLGRGWARIGTGDRSGIEDIERSVADYRTLSIRLGFPQVLAVLAWAQWQIAAFDDALRTLDEMAAFIEATGERQFEAEMFRLRGEVSMALGADPSLSQECFERGLTVARRQRARGLELRLAYGYARLLMNQSRPAAARELLAPIVAHFTEGSQTVDVRRARELLATL